One region of Turicibacter bilis genomic DNA includes:
- a CDS encoding ABC transporter ATP-binding protein, translated as MLCAKDLKVGYEDRIIIDNLNLSIKQGEIVSIIGPNGCGKSTLLKTLSRMISPISGKVYLEGTELKYLKNKLISQKICLLSQHNQAPNDLTVEQLVYYGRLPHKKWYEHKSEEDKLFIDWAIEQTGLTRYKDKPIGSLSGGERQRAYIAQALCQKPTILLLDEPTTYLDISYQLELMELIQEINKKLNITVVMVLHELNQASRYSDRLIIMKQGTIISDGAPNEIIDQQTIESVYQIQCEIDLDPISNKPRIHPIQTIKSA; from the coding sequence ATGCTTTGTGCAAAGGATTTAAAAGTAGGATATGAGGATAGAATTATCATTGATAACTTAAATTTATCAATTAAACAAGGTGAAATTGTTTCGATTATTGGTCCTAATGGATGTGGAAAATCAACACTATTAAAAACATTATCTCGTATGATTAGTCCGATATCTGGTAAGGTGTATTTAGAAGGAACTGAATTAAAATATTTAAAAAATAAATTGATTTCTCAAAAAATTTGTTTATTATCTCAACATAATCAGGCACCAAATGATTTAACTGTTGAACAACTTGTTTATTATGGACGTCTACCACACAAAAAATGGTATGAACATAAAAGTGAAGAGGATAAATTATTTATTGATTGGGCTATTGAACAAACAGGGTTAACACGATATAAAGATAAACCGATTGGGTCATTATCTGGTGGAGAGAGACAACGTGCCTATATTGCACAAGCTTTATGTCAAAAACCAACGATTTTATTACTAGATGAACCAACAACCTATTTAGATATTTCATATCAATTAGAATTAATGGAACTCATTCAAGAGATTAATAAAAAATTAAATATTACAGTTGTGATGGTTTTACATGAATTAAATCAAGCGAGTCGCTACAGTGATCGACTTATTATTATGAAACAAGGGACCATTATTTCAGATGGGGCACCGAATGAAATTATTGACCAACAAACAATTGAATCAGTTTATCAAATTCAATGTGAGATTGATTTAGATCCTATTTCGAATAAACCACGTATTCACCCAATTCAAACAATTAAAAGTGCATAG
- a CDS encoding nitrogenase component 1, translating into MYTLETLNRLSEIQSDQDIKSLSHAIFPGTHCPLFGVALTASYIQNMIIVVIGTSECTYYTKNFAYHRQKGKDSVYSLVLDDNEVVFGAVNQVEKAIKEIIEIENPDAIMLVTTCVPELIGEDYTGVKYSLEQEGNIPIFVVQTEHFKCNSHIPGMSRTLKSFAQAMQPCAQNDSINILGHRQDKVDETELVQLLTKHGITINTVIPSKCTIEQIKEAPRAKLNIVTDMIALDLAKEMKHRFNIDYIYFDKHLNHKIIDENYKQIEGLFGISLQEDLEQVKLEYHQLFNRCQTLLTGKKLIYGNTPMMAFETVDFLSDLGLVPVFVQLRKLYDQDIKFKDNLLSKGYDPYISRIANIAPLRKLYDTISADLYVGHESPMLLKQKGMLQITFDVHAQKIGYELSIGMMKDMIKLFEMESMPMGGMIHAAM; encoded by the coding sequence ATGTATACATTAGAAACTTTAAATCGCCTGAGTGAGATTCAAAGTGACCAAGATATTAAAAGTTTATCACATGCAATCTTTCCAGGAACACATTGTCCACTATTTGGCGTTGCTTTAACTGCCTCATATATTCAAAATATGATAATCGTTGTTATAGGAACAAGTGAATGCACTTATTATACAAAAAACTTTGCTTATCATCGCCAAAAGGGAAAGGATAGTGTTTATTCATTAGTTCTTGACGATAACGAAGTTGTATTTGGTGCAGTAAATCAAGTTGAAAAAGCAATTAAAGAAATTATTGAAATTGAAAATCCAGATGCGATTATGTTAGTAACAACGTGTGTTCCAGAATTAATTGGAGAAGATTATACAGGAGTTAAGTACAGTTTAGAGCAGGAGGGTAATATTCCTATTTTTGTTGTACAAACCGAACATTTTAAATGTAATTCTCATATTCCAGGAATGTCGCGAACGCTCAAATCATTTGCACAAGCAATGCAGCCATGTGCTCAAAATGATAGTATCAATATTTTAGGACATCGACAAGATAAAGTAGATGAAACAGAGTTAGTGCAGTTATTAACTAAGCATGGAATCACGATTAATACAGTTATTCCATCAAAATGTACAATTGAACAAATTAAAGAAGCACCTCGTGCAAAATTAAATATTGTGACTGATATGATTGCTCTTGACCTAGCAAAAGAAATGAAGCATCGCTTTAATATTGATTATATTTATTTTGATAAACACTTAAATCATAAGATTATTGATGAAAATTATAAACAAATTGAAGGATTATTTGGAATCTCATTACAAGAAGATCTAGAGCAGGTTAAGTTAGAATATCATCAATTGTTTAATCGATGTCAGACACTGTTAACAGGGAAGAAATTAATTTATGGGAATACGCCAATGATGGCATTTGAAACAGTAGATTTCTTAAGTGATTTAGGGCTAGTTCCTGTATTTGTTCAATTACGTAAATTATATGATCAAGATATTAAATTTAAAGACAATCTTTTAAGTAAAGGATATGATCCATATATTAGTCGTATTGCAAATATTGCCCCATTACGTAAGCTATATGACACGATTAGCGCAGACTTATATGTTGGTCATGAAAGTCCAATGTTATTAAAGCAAAAAGGTATGTTACAAATAACGTTTGATGTTCATGCACAAAAAATTGGATATGAACTTTCAATTGGAATGATGAAGGATATGATTAAGTTATTTGAAATGGAATCAATGCCAATGGGAGGAATGATACATGCAGCTATGTAA
- a CDS encoding nitrogenase component 1 → MQLCKYYPIANDRMGAIWTLASIKGACVIEFGPAGTTHYAIEGIGSLNGKHEANIYSTHMDQSDVTFGKYDRLEQAIMEVDENIKPKYIFVMASSISSIIGADVESVCFELESKVSAQLIPITTGGLKHHYHIGVEQTLLLLVKNLVKPAQKDPMKYNILGFTMDRYNYLSDVEELKRMMTLFFNKQLNAVFTCETSVEDLENAATASLNIVVRREALKAAQYLEKTYGIPYIYHSLHGLENTMKFIQKLAIFEGYELNEEKYEEEVTQIKQQMFTVKRKFFFYKETKKCAVFGDYDTAVGMKQLLEELGLEVNRAEILYQTEVEEPLVAGGTEFDRMKYLKQESLLLLLGDGATIEMDYTAKSSHQVSNPNLHHIMIYPYTPFIGFRGMLYWIEKILNISL, encoded by the coding sequence ATGCAGCTATGTAAATATTATCCTATCGCTAATGATCGGATGGGAGCAATTTGGACACTGGCATCTATTAAAGGAGCATGTGTTATTGAATTTGGACCGGCCGGAACTACTCATTATGCAATTGAAGGAATTGGAAGTTTAAATGGAAAACATGAAGCTAATATCTATTCCACTCATATGGATCAAAGTGATGTGACTTTTGGAAAGTATGATCGTCTCGAACAAGCAATTATGGAAGTTGATGAAAATATTAAACCAAAATATATTTTTGTTATGGCTTCTTCAATTTCATCTATTATTGGAGCAGATGTAGAAAGTGTTTGTTTTGAATTAGAGTCTAAAGTTAGTGCTCAATTAATTCCAATAACAACAGGGGGATTAAAACACCATTATCATATTGGTGTTGAACAAACATTGTTATTACTTGTTAAGAATTTAGTCAAGCCTGCTCAAAAAGATCCAATGAAATACAATATTCTAGGATTTACAATGGATAGATATAATTATTTATCTGATGTAGAAGAACTAAAGCGTATGATGACTTTATTTTTTAATAAACAATTAAACGCTGTTTTTACTTGTGAAACTAGCGTTGAGGATTTAGAGAATGCTGCAACCGCTAGTTTAAATATTGTTGTCCGACGCGAAGCATTAAAGGCTGCACAGTATTTAGAAAAAACATATGGAATTCCGTATATTTATCATTCATTACATGGGTTAGAGAATACGATGAAATTTATTCAAAAACTAGCTATATTTGAGGGATATGAATTAAATGAAGAAAAATATGAAGAAGAAGTTACTCAAATTAAACAACAAATGTTTACAGTGAAACGAAAATTCTTTTTCTATAAAGAAACAAAAAAATGTGCTGTCTTTGGTGATTATGATACTGCAGTCGGAATGAAGCAACTACTTGAAGAGTTAGGATTAGAAGTTAATCGAGCTGAGATTTTATATCAGACAGAGGTAGAGGAACCATTAGTAGCAGGTGGGACTGAATTTGACCGAATGAAGTATTTAAAGCAAGAATCTTTATTGCTGCTATTAGGTGATGGCGCAACAATTGAGATGGATTATACCGCTAAATCTAGTCATCAAGTAAGCAATCCTAATTTACATCATATAATGATTTATCCATATACGCCTTTTATTGGATTTAGAGGGATGTTGTATTGGATAGAGAAAATTTTAAATATTAGTTTATAG
- a CDS encoding HugZ family pyridoxamine 5'-phosphate oxidase → MEKLLEQKSLMISSLNHQLLPEISYAPFIRDGIDLYIYISKAAAHYHHLLMNPNCSVMLIEDEKDAKNIFARERLSFNCKVDLMKEVEEDIFKKFDASHGASIMSILKKLDFDIFKLNIQSGRLVKGFGKAYDITICDDQLIISEGSVMGHKMK, encoded by the coding sequence ATGGAGAAGTTATTAGAACAAAAAAGTCTCATGATTAGTTCATTAAATCATCAATTATTACCGGAAATCAGCTATGCACCATTTATAAGAGATGGAATTGATTTGTATATCTATATAAGTAAGGCTGCTGCTCATTATCACCATTTATTAATGAATCCAAACTGTTCAGTTATGCTGATTGAAGATGAAAAAGATGCGAAAAATATTTTTGCGAGGGAACGACTTTCTTTTAATTGTAAGGTAGATTTGATGAAAGAAGTAGAGGAGGATATCTTTAAAAAATTTGATGCTAGCCATGGGGCATCAATAATGAGTATTTTAAAGAAACTAGATTTTGATATATTTAAATTAAATATCCAGTCTGGACGATTAGTTAAAGGATTTGGAAAAGCATATGATATTACTATTTGTGACGATCAATTAATAATTAGTGAAGGATCTGTCATGGGACATAAGATGAAATAA
- a CDS encoding polyphosphate polymerase domain-containing protein, with translation MAIKSFKRYEKKFLLTNQQYDALIPKLLDYMEPDHHCLDGKNYSIYNIYYDTIHSDVIRHSISKPYYKEKLRLRSYKIPKKPTDKVFLELKKKINGIVNKRRVILTLEEARDFVEQGIRPETCDYMSEQVINEIAYYLSHESVKPSVYIGYTRKAFFAKDDPEFRLTFDSKILTRRENLTLEGGYYGDDILEENQYLMEVKILGAIPVWFTKILSELEIYNTHFSKYGQEFMKYCAQDKDEIEEKWRDIAC, from the coding sequence ATGGCGATTAAATCATTTAAACGGTATGAGAAAAAATTTTTATTAACGAATCAACAATATGATGCACTAATTCCTAAGTTGTTAGATTACATGGAACCGGATCATCACTGTTTAGATGGAAAGAACTACAGCATCTATAACATTTATTACGATACGATTCATTCTGATGTCATTCGTCATTCAATTTCAAAACCTTATTATAAGGAAAAGCTAAGGTTGAGAAGTTATAAAATTCCTAAAAAGCCAACAGATAAAGTTTTTCTAGAATTAAAGAAAAAGATTAATGGAATCGTCAATAAACGCCGTGTGATTTTAACTTTAGAGGAAGCAAGAGATTTTGTTGAGCAAGGAATACGACCTGAAACATGTGACTATATGAGTGAACAAGTCATCAATGAAATAGCTTATTATTTGAGTCATGAATCTGTAAAGCCATCTGTTTATATTGGCTATACTCGTAAAGCATTTTTTGCTAAAGATGATCCGGAATTTCGTTTAACCTTTGATTCAAAAATACTGACAAGACGTGAAAATTTAACACTTGAAGGGGGATATTATGGGGATGATATTCTTGAAGAAAATCAATATTTAATGGAAGTTAAAATTTTAGGTGCCATCCCGGTTTGGTTTACGAAGATTTTATCAGAATTAGAGATTTACAATACTCATTTTTCAAAATACGGTCAAGAATTTATGAAGTATTGTGCCCAAGATAAGGATGAAATAGAAGAGAAATGGAGAGATATCGCATGTTAG
- a CDS encoding DUF4956 domain-containing protein: MLETIIQSTDGSSFTLLNTLIVIAAAIILGFVISLVYMRTTKKAGYSPSFTITLIMLPVIISIIILLVGNNVARAFSLAGAFSLIRFRSAPGEPKDIAYVFFTLAVGLCCGMGYIGYAVIFTICLSLVMLILDATKFAMPKTKAMNLKIIVPEDLNYEGIFDEVLNKYSSNYHIETIRTRDFGALFELNYSIQLLEGANQKQLIDELRCRNGNLNITLTLNAQNEKVYV, from the coding sequence ATGTTAGAAACAATTATTCAATCAACAGATGGAAGTTCATTTACATTACTTAATACGTTAATTGTCATTGCAGCTGCAATCATTTTAGGGTTCGTGATCAGTTTAGTTTATATGAGGACAACTAAAAAAGCTGGATATAGCCCAAGCTTTACGATTACTTTGATTATGTTGCCAGTTATTATTTCAATCATTATTTTATTAGTTGGTAATAATGTTGCTCGGGCATTTAGTTTAGCAGGAGCCTTTTCATTAATTCGATTTAGAAGTGCCCCTGGGGAACCAAAAGATATTGCATATGTTTTCTTTACTTTAGCAGTAGGTTTATGTTGTGGGATGGGCTATATTGGATACGCCGTTATTTTTACTATCTGTTTATCACTAGTTATGCTAATATTAGATGCTACAAAATTTGCAATGCCTAAAACAAAAGCTATGAATTTAAAAATTATTGTCCCAGAAGATTTAAATTATGAAGGTATTTTTGATGAAGTTTTAAATAAATATTCAAGCAACTATCATATTGAAACAATTCGTACTCGTGATTTTGGTGCTCTTTTTGAACTAAATTATTCAATTCAATTGCTTGAAGGAGCGAATCAAAAACAATTAATTGATGAATTAAGATGTAGAAATGGAAACTTAAATATTACATTAACTTTAAATGCTCAAAATGAAAAAGTATATGTTTAA
- a CDS encoding carbohydrate-binding domain-containing protein, with translation MKKQLTFFISALSIYSTLIGCSKQQPNTSDEAIQENIVESTNQDHSAADTTIEFGSSITVNGTGVTVDENIVTITQGGTYSLSGTLDDGQVIVNAGDLDQVEILLNGVHLTSSTSAPIYVMNADKTTLTLVEGTESVITDAESYVYEDATVDEPNAAIFSKDDLKINGTGSLIVNANYNNGIASKDDLDIKNGDITINAVNNGLKGKDSIEIDNGTFVINSGGDAIKSDNTTDTTKGWITINNGTFNLTATGDGIQAETDLLINSGTFTIETGGGSENSSSKSSSWGVWGIPGHAQTSSSSSEETTSAKALKAGVNLTVEDGSFNIDSSDDSIHTNDSIVINGGSFTIASGDDGIHADTTLDINGGTIDITKSYEGLESTTITINDGTIHLIASDDGINAAGGNDGSAMNGRPGQNNFSSTSGMIYFNGGYVYVNASGDGLDANGSIEMSGGTVIVDGPTDGGNGALDYDATFNISGGLLIASGSNAMLQTPSSSSSQNTIVVSSNTSSHTLVNIQDSTGTDLITYAPSKSSQVIMISSPEFKTGETYTISTGGTSTGTEIDGLYKGGSYSGGSNVATLTISSSITSNGNLNNGMGGPGGMGRP, from the coding sequence ATGAAAAAGCAACTGACTTTTTTCATTTCAGCTTTATCAATTTATAGTACATTAATCGGGTGCTCTAAGCAGCAACCTAACACCTCTGATGAGGCAATACAAGAAAATATCGTTGAATCAACGAATCAAGATCATTCAGCTGCCGATACAACGATTGAATTTGGATCAAGTATTACAGTCAATGGAACTGGTGTGACAGTCGATGAAAACATAGTCACTATCACTCAAGGCGGGACTTATAGTTTAAGTGGAACACTAGATGACGGGCAAGTTATTGTGAATGCCGGTGATTTAGATCAAGTTGAAATCTTATTAAATGGTGTTCATTTAACGTCTTCAACAAGTGCTCCTATTTACGTTATGAATGCTGATAAAACGACTTTAACATTAGTTGAAGGAACAGAAAGTGTCATAACGGATGCAGAATCATATGTTTATGAAGATGCAACAGTGGATGAACCAAATGCCGCTATTTTTAGCAAAGATGATTTAAAAATTAATGGAACAGGTTCTTTAATTGTGAATGCAAACTATAACAATGGAATAGCGAGTAAAGATGACTTAGATATCAAAAATGGAGATATTACAATTAACGCTGTTAACAATGGATTAAAAGGAAAAGATTCTATTGAAATTGATAACGGAACCTTTGTGATTAACAGCGGTGGTGACGCTATTAAATCAGATAATACAACAGATACAACTAAAGGATGGATTACAATCAATAATGGAACCTTTAATCTAACTGCAACAGGTGATGGTATTCAAGCTGAAACAGATTTATTAATTAATAGTGGAACTTTTACTATCGAAACAGGTGGTGGTAGTGAAAACAGTAGTTCGAAATCATCGAGTTGGGGCGTTTGGGGAATACCCGGACATGCTCAAACTTCATCTTCTAGTAGTGAAGAAACAACAAGTGCAAAAGCATTAAAAGCAGGTGTTAACTTAACGGTTGAAGATGGAAGCTTTAATATTGACTCTTCCGATGATTCAATTCATACAAACGATAGTATCGTCATTAATGGTGGATCATTCACTATAGCTAGTGGCGATGATGGGATTCATGCGGATACAACACTAGACATTAATGGTGGAACAATCGATATTACAAAATCATATGAAGGATTAGAAAGTACAACGATTACGATAAACGATGGAACAATTCATCTCATCGCAAGTGATGATGGAATTAATGCAGCGGGTGGAAATGATGGTTCTGCCATGAATGGACGTCCTGGACAAAATAACTTCTCATCGACTTCAGGTATGATTTACTTTAATGGTGGATATGTCTATGTCAATGCTTCTGGTGATGGACTTGATGCAAATGGATCGATTGAAATGTCAGGTGGAACCGTTATTGTTGATGGACCAACTGATGGCGGAAATGGTGCATTAGACTATGACGCAACGTTTAATATTAGTGGGGGATTATTAATTGCATCCGGAAGTAATGCTATGCTTCAAACCCCAAGTTCATCATCTAGCCAAAATACAATCGTCGTGAGCAGTAATACTTCAAGTCATACATTGGTTAATATTCAAGACAGTACGGGAACAGATTTGATTACTTATGCACCTTCTAAATCATCACAAGTTATTATGATTAGTTCTCCTGAATTTAAAACAGGTGAAACATACACGATTTCAACGGGTGGTACTTCAACTGGAACAGAAATAGATGGCTTATACAAAGGCGGATCATATAGTGGGGGCTCAAATGTAGCGACCTTAACTATCTCAAGCTCTATCACAAGCAATGGAAATTTAAATAATGGTATGGGTGGTCCTGGTGGTATGGGGAGACCTTAA
- a CDS encoding YczE/YyaS/YitT family protein, translating into MKRNKMDYVQYVGGIVLLTLGVAFSSKAGLGTGSLDSINFALADRTGLNLSIIILLMAFVAIIISTVIRRGKPNFKPLMTAIFMAIFTEGWVKVVDMITVDTIVHQIIIFTVAIFCASVGIAIYLRPKFPANPNDDITVALNEVFKLKIGTAKLLIDLIAIIIALLLKGPIGIGTILMTVLIGPAVNLANSLIDKCASSSNEKSVV; encoded by the coding sequence GTGAAACGAAATAAAATGGATTATGTTCAATATGTTGGAGGTATTGTGTTATTAACACTAGGGGTTGCTTTTAGTTCAAAGGCAGGATTAGGAACAGGATCGTTAGACTCTATTAACTTTGCTTTAGCTGATCGTACAGGATTAAATTTATCGATTATTATTCTTCTCATGGCGTTTGTGGCTATTATAATTTCAACAGTTATTCGTCGTGGAAAACCGAATTTCAAACCATTAATGACTGCTATATTTATGGCGATTTTTACTGAGGGATGGGTAAAAGTCGTAGATATGATTACTGTAGATACAATTGTTCATCAAATTATTATTTTTACTGTAGCCATTTTTTGTGCTTCGGTTGGAATTGCTATTTATTTAAGACCGAAATTTCCAGCTAATCCAAATGATGATATTACCGTTGCTTTAAATGAGGTTTTTAAACTGAAAATTGGGACGGCTAAACTTTTAATTGATCTAATAGCTATTATTATAGCTCTATTATTAAAAGGACCAATTGGAATTGGAACTATTTTAATGACGGTATTAATAGGACCAGCTGTGAATCTAGCTAATTCATTAATTGATAAATGTGCTTCGTCTTCAAATGAAAAAAGTGTAGTCTAG
- a CDS encoding AraC family transcriptional regulator, translating to MSHISLEVNHKHFRDLYLCFCGIHDCEPSHSFGPAIRPNYLLHFVIKGKGNYYLNDNCYEVKENECFLIRPNELTFYQADKDDPWTYVWVGFDGEMAQKYLEAAGFCDDRLVRQYEHCEELKDYVTQMLSYNSLTQANELKYQGLLYLFLAKLAESSDIKVTTEHKNENHYISKAIEFIQNNYSNYIKVSDISNYLCLNRTYLTSLFQKYLGMSPQQFLIQFRITKAAQLLVETNLSVADISRSCGYNDSLAFSKSFKKIKSLSPTDFRLQMKKV from the coding sequence ATGTCACATATTAGTTTAGAAGTTAACCATAAACATTTTCGTGATTTATATTTATGTTTTTGTGGAATTCATGATTGCGAACCTTCTCACTCATTTGGTCCTGCCATTCGACCTAATTATTTACTTCACTTCGTTATTAAAGGAAAAGGAAATTATTATTTAAATGATAATTGTTATGAAGTAAAGGAAAATGAATGTTTTTTAATTCGGCCAAATGAACTCACTTTTTACCAAGCAGATAAAGATGACCCTTGGACTTATGTTTGGGTTGGTTTTGATGGGGAAATGGCTCAGAAATATTTAGAGGCAGCAGGTTTTTGTGACGATCGATTAGTTCGCCAATATGAACACTGTGAGGAACTCAAAGACTATGTGACACAAATGCTAAGTTATAATAGTTTAACTCAAGCTAATGAATTAAAATATCAAGGATTATTATATTTATTTTTAGCTAAGTTAGCCGAGTCATCAGATATTAAAGTAACAACCGAGCATAAAAATGAAAATCATTATATTAGTAAAGCGATCGAATTTATTCAAAATAACTATTCTAACTATATTAAAGTAAGTGATATTTCTAATTATTTATGTTTAAATCGTACGTATTTAACATCATTATTTCAAAAATATTTAGGAATGTCTCCCCAACAATTTTTAATTCAATTCCGTATTACGAAAGCGGCTCAGTTACTAGTTGAAACTAATCTTTCAGTTGCTGATATTTCTCGATCTTGTGGATATAATGATTCACTTGCTTTTTCAAAATCATTTAAGAAAATTAAATCATTATCTCCAACAGATTTTCGTCTTCAAATGAAAAAAGTGTAG
- a CDS encoding DNA-3-methyladenine glycosylase I — translation MRQCTGCKKELYQLSRESSFGTPIYDDEQLFRVLCYKILQTGLNEKVIANKKREIEKAFDQFNIKKIAQYDESKILELLNNKNMIRHEGKIRAIIHNANQIIRLQNNYQSFSTYLWQFSKNQTLNYDIDAHLLSPLQFATMISNALKKESFKFVGPKTILSFIHEIGIIYAKKVCIYKE, via the coding sequence ATGCGTCAATGTACAGGATGTAAAAAAGAATTGTATCAATTATCTCGTGAATCATCATTTGGAACTCCAATTTATGATGATGAGCAGCTATTCAGAGTTCTTTGTTATAAAATTTTACAAACAGGGCTCAATGAAAAAGTGATTGCTAATAAAAAACGTGAGATAGAAAAAGCTTTTGATCAATTTAATATTAAAAAAATCGCTCAATATGATGAGTCTAAAATCTTAGAGTTATTAAATAACAAAAATATGATTCGCCATGAAGGAAAGATACGCGCAATCATTCATAATGCGAACCAAATCATCCGTCTTCAAAATAATTATCAAAGCTTTTCGACTTACTTATGGCAGTTTAGTAAGAATCAAACGTTAAATTATGATATAGACGCTCATTTATTATCGCCATTACAATTTGCTACGATGATTTCTAATGCTTTAAAAAAAGAAAGCTTTAAGTTTGTCGGTCCTAAAACGATCCTAAGCTTCATCCATGAAATAGGAATTATTTATGCTAAAAAAGTTTGTATTTATAAAGAATAG
- the tnpC gene encoding IS66 family transposase, translating into MSESEIIKVYQEGIQSVISLVQGLSTQISELSQTVSDLDARLKKLEKQSNQTSQNSSLPPSTDGFKKTKSLRQPSNKKTGGQVGHQGSTLKMVKDPDLVVTHHPKTCQGCGCCLENVEPQKTIRRQVFDLPSLRLQVTEHQSQIKVCPNCHFKNEGLFPKHVTQPTQYGPHLTSVLTYFSHYQLIPFNRLKQLTQDIFKATISQGTLVNMTKRCDELLETTEASIKENLLASNHLHLDETGCYVNGKRHWLHVTSNQKFTHYFVHEKRGSQAIEANGILPSFKGTVIHDHWTPYFKYDDCTHALCNVHHLREFKGIIDFENQQWAKNMTKLLLEAKTYSEETEYPLPLSKIQEFEKRYQQIIEEGYRENPLKLHEKNTDSVRLLNRLSKRQEEVLEFLYQVEVPFDNNLAERDVRMTKTKQKISGCFRTEKGAHCFARIRGFISTCQKQGLNIIESIKTILMGNTIQFS; encoded by the coding sequence ATGTCAGAATCTGAAATCATCAAAGTTTATCAGGAGGGGATTCAATCCGTTATTAGTTTAGTTCAAGGACTTTCCACTCAAATCTCTGAGTTATCTCAGACTGTTTCAGATTTAGATGCTCGCCTTAAGAAACTTGAAAAACAATCAAATCAAACCAGTCAAAATAGTAGCTTACCTCCGTCAACCGATGGTTTTAAAAAGACAAAAAGTTTGCGTCAACCTTCAAATAAAAAAACGGGTGGTCAAGTCGGGCATCAAGGTTCAACCTTAAAAATGGTAAAAGATCCGGATCTTGTCGTCACACATCATCCGAAAACTTGCCAAGGGTGTGGGTGTTGTTTAGAAAACGTTGAACCTCAAAAAACGATTCGACGTCAAGTTTTTGATTTACCGAGCTTAAGGCTTCAAGTGACTGAGCATCAATCCCAAATTAAAGTCTGTCCTAACTGTCACTTTAAAAATGAAGGACTATTTCCGAAACATGTCACACAACCGACACAATATGGGCCACATTTAACAAGTGTATTAACTTATTTCAGTCACTATCAATTGATTCCTTTCAACCGTCTGAAACAATTGACTCAAGATATTTTCAAAGCGACCATCAGCCAAGGAACACTGGTGAATATGACGAAACGATGTGATGAGTTATTAGAAACGACTGAAGCTTCAATCAAAGAAAATCTTTTGGCATCAAATCATCTTCATTTAGATGAAACAGGCTGTTATGTCAATGGAAAGAGACACTGGCTTCACGTGACTTCAAATCAAAAATTCACGCATTACTTTGTTCATGAAAAGCGTGGCTCTCAAGCAATTGAAGCCAATGGCATTCTTCCCTCTTTCAAAGGAACCGTCATCCATGACCATTGGACCCCGTATTTTAAATATGATGATTGTACGCATGCTTTATGTAACGTTCATCATTTAAGAGAGTTTAAAGGAATCATCGATTTTGAGAACCAACAGTGGGCAAAAAACATGACGAAATTATTACTTGAAGCTAAAACTTATTCAGAAGAGACGGAATATCCTTTACCCTTATCTAAAATACAGGAGTTTGAGAAACGATACCAACAAATCATCGAAGAGGGTTACCGTGAGAATCCTTTAAAACTGCATGAAAAGAATACGGATTCCGTTCGATTACTCAATCGTTTATCGAAACGACAAGAAGAAGTATTAGAATTTCTGTATCAAGTTGAAGTTCCGTTTGATAATAATTTAGCTGAGCGTGATGTCCGAATGACTAAAACTAAACAAAAAATATCCGGATGTTTCCGAACAGAAAAAGGTGCTCATTGTTTCGCCCGAATCAGAGGTTTCATCTCTACTTGTCAAAAGCAAGGATTAAATATTATCGAAAGTATTAAAACCATTTTAATGGGAAATACGATTCAATTTTCATAA